In a genomic window of Akkermansia massiliensis:
- a CDS encoding family 20 glycosylhydrolase, producing MLCSPSSYGDWTSPHPLQQEEAAPAALIPFPAHVDWKTGTCPKKAPVSVKKNAALAKTLGKEGYELQVRPGGILIRAATDAGVFYARRTLDQLGAGGDYPCCDIKDSPAFAIRCFMHDVGRNFRSIETLKADIDEMARLKLNAFHWHLTDYPAWRIQCKKYPVLNDPSKRIKGRDVNDTYTYDQIRDLFRYARKRHIQIIPEIDMPGHSTYFKNCFGFPMHDPRGIKILEELLEEFCREIPVEMSPYLHIGADEIRIPNGKQFADRMAAKVKSLGRQPIQWAGNNDLPVSGDSYAQLWNDENSVGLPDPAKQKNPYFDSTAGYINSFDPGILVRRNFFRQPCGTAKSDDHSLGVIQCLWPDTRVEDKKNIPIQSPQWPAMFAMAERSWKGLPEDGSRFAGKLPEKDTEAYQAFSLFEKRMEALAGNKPFPYWRDSFVEWTVFGPVQKDRQEEVRNGLLAGKSPAGLEPVQARGGNLYFRSRAGAEGLFSKAKPGNTAWAETTFYAPRAGTMYAMVGFDAPARSTRRCSGVPAAGEWSQCGTRIWVNGKEVKNPQTYKLAGQRRYEKHTWNSPANEIPFDNEEFWWARPPVPFQVKAGENKILIEQPYTGSFQSWGISFIPVKKSGERWIADPGYSVKTGPAK from the coding sequence ATGCTCTGTTCCCCCTCTTCCTATGGAGACTGGACTTCCCCGCATCCACTCCAGCAGGAAGAAGCCGCTCCGGCAGCCCTCATTCCCTTCCCGGCCCATGTTGACTGGAAGACGGGGACATGCCCCAAAAAGGCTCCTGTTTCCGTGAAAAAGAACGCGGCTCTGGCCAAGACGCTGGGCAAGGAAGGCTACGAGCTCCAGGTCCGCCCCGGCGGCATCCTGATCAGGGCCGCCACGGACGCAGGCGTTTTTTATGCCCGCAGGACGCTGGACCAGCTGGGAGCCGGGGGGGATTATCCATGCTGCGACATCAAAGACAGCCCGGCGTTCGCCATCCGCTGCTTCATGCATGACGTAGGCCGCAATTTCCGGTCCATTGAGACGCTCAAGGCGGACATTGATGAAATGGCCCGGCTGAAGCTGAATGCCTTCCACTGGCACCTGACGGATTACCCCGCATGGCGCATCCAGTGCAAGAAGTACCCTGTGCTGAATGACCCTTCCAAGAGGATCAAGGGCCGGGACGTCAACGACACCTACACTTACGACCAGATCAGGGACCTGTTCCGCTACGCCAGGAAGCGCCACATCCAGATCATCCCGGAAATCGACATGCCGGGGCACAGCACCTATTTCAAGAACTGCTTCGGCTTCCCGATGCACGATCCCAGGGGCATCAAGATTCTGGAGGAACTGCTGGAAGAGTTCTGCCGGGAAATTCCGGTGGAGATGTCCCCCTACCTGCACATCGGCGCGGATGAAATCCGCATCCCCAACGGGAAGCAGTTTGCGGACCGGATGGCGGCCAAGGTCAAATCTCTGGGCCGCCAGCCCATCCAGTGGGCGGGCAACAATGACCTGCCCGTTTCCGGAGACAGCTACGCCCAGTTGTGGAATGACGAGAATTCCGTAGGACTGCCGGACCCCGCCAAGCAGAAGAATCCCTATTTTGATTCCACGGCAGGCTACATCAATTCCTTTGACCCCGGCATTCTGGTGCGCAGGAATTTCTTCCGCCAGCCCTGTGGAACGGCAAAGAGCGACGACCACTCCCTGGGCGTCATCCAGTGCCTGTGGCCGGATACCCGGGTGGAGGACAAGAAGAACATCCCCATCCAGAGCCCCCAGTGGCCCGCCATGTTCGCCATGGCTGAACGCAGCTGGAAGGGCCTTCCGGAGGATGGCTCCCGCTTTGCCGGCAAACTGCCGGAGAAGGATACGGAGGCCTACCAGGCTTTCTCCCTGTTTGAGAAACGCATGGAAGCCCTGGCCGGAAACAAGCCCTTCCCCTACTGGCGTGATTCCTTTGTGGAATGGACCGTGTTCGGCCCCGTTCAGAAGGACAGGCAGGAGGAAGTGAGGAACGGCCTGCTGGCGGGGAAATCCCCTGCGGGGCTGGAGCCGGTCCAGGCGCGCGGCGGCAATCTGTACTTCCGCTCCCGTGCGGGAGCGGAAGGCCTGTTCTCCAAAGCAAAGCCCGGTAACACCGCCTGGGCGGAGACGACTTTTTACGCGCCCAGGGCGGGCACCATGTACGCCATGGTGGGGTTCGACGCTCCGGCCCGCTCCACGCGGCGCTGTTCCGGAGTCCCGGCAGCCGGGGAATGGTCCCAGTGCGGCACCAGAATATGGGTGAACGGAAAGGAAGTGAAAAATCCCCAGACCTACAAGCTGGCAGGACAGCGGCGTTATGAAAAGCACACCTGGAATTCCCCCGCCAATGAAATACCCTTTGACAATGAGGAATTCTGGTGGGCACGTCCCCCCGTTCCCTTCCAGGTGAAGGCCGGAGAAAACAAAATCCTGATTGAACAGCCGTATACGGGCAGCTTCCAGTCCTGGGGCATCAGCTTTATTCCGGTGAAAAAATCGGGAGAACGCTGGATTGCCGATCCAGGCTATTCCGTCAAGACCGGGCCTGCAAAGTAA
- a CDS encoding PEP-CTERM sorting domain-containing protein has product MKTSFFLALPAAAVLSAHGAEAWSSLDGIIPELKMGKTSITRIDYSSGGALITNGGPSASAVQSVLGSLDAGWYSGNKNRDTGTLASVTADGATNLISANGAGGGFTAVKFHELSSNAISGYEALRISFDTGGLFETNRTGQPQNFSLWYSLGGEGDSLLQVGSTISGSAGDVSNKSYSWTISKDDYSNLFDQGATFYLVMNTDVLDNSYAYNELAVKNFRMEGLTVPEPSSAAAALLGLGSLCLRRKRR; this is encoded by the coding sequence ATGAAAACGTCCTTTTTCCTGGCATTACCCGCAGCGGCAGTTCTATCGGCACACGGAGCGGAGGCGTGGAGTTCCCTTGACGGAATTATTCCGGAGCTGAAGATGGGGAAAACCTCCATCACCCGCATCGATTATTCCTCCGGAGGCGCCCTGATCACGAACGGAGGGCCTTCCGCAAGCGCCGTTCAATCCGTCCTTGGCTCTCTGGATGCGGGATGGTATTCCGGCAATAAGAATAGAGATACCGGTACGCTTGCCTCCGTGACGGCGGATGGCGCTACCAATCTGATTTCCGCCAACGGCGCAGGAGGCGGATTTACGGCCGTCAAATTTCATGAATTGTCCTCCAACGCCATATCCGGATATGAAGCGCTGAGGATTTCCTTTGATACAGGCGGCCTTTTCGAAACCAACAGGACGGGCCAGCCTCAAAATTTCAGCCTGTGGTACAGTCTGGGAGGAGAGGGAGATTCTCTTCTCCAGGTTGGGTCTACGATTTCCGGTTCGGCGGGAGACGTCAGCAACAAATCCTATAGCTGGACAATTTCCAAAGACGATTACAGCAATTTGTTTGACCAGGGAGCCACTTTTTATCTGGTGATGAATACCGACGTTCTCGACAACAGCTACGCTTACAACGAGCTTGCCGTAAAAAATTTCCGCATGGAGGGCCTCACGGTTCCGGAGCCTTCCTCGGCTGCTGCCGCATTGCTCGGGCTGGGAAGCCTGTGCCTGAGGAGAAAGAGGAGATAA
- a CDS encoding DciA family protein: MASPWSPYMPDRDRPDPNASPPRYEYLSRDEQEVRQALADWFQVPPSTNETRNLHTAESLLGDILSKLPLDGEGMDPELLREGWLKAAGPFLGQQSNLLSIVKGVATIQVLQPAMRYHLQQWQGALLGKLKDQFGKDAVHSIRIRIG; the protein is encoded by the coding sequence ATGGCTTCTCCCTGGTCTCCCTACATGCCGGACAGGGACCGTCCGGACCCCAACGCCTCCCCGCCCCGGTATGAATACCTTTCCCGTGACGAACAGGAGGTGAGGCAGGCGCTGGCGGACTGGTTCCAGGTTCCTCCCTCCACCAATGAAACACGGAATCTCCATACGGCGGAGTCCCTGCTGGGAGACATCCTGTCCAAGCTCCCCCTGGATGGAGAAGGCATGGACCCCGAGCTGCTCCGGGAAGGCTGGCTGAAAGCCGCGGGGCCATTCCTGGGCCAGCAATCCAACCTGCTTTCCATCGTCAAGGGAGTTGCCACCATCCAGGTGCTTCAGCCGGCCATGCGCTACCACCTCCAGCAGTGGCAGGGCGCCCTGCTGGGAAAATTGAAGGACCAGTTCGGCAAGGATGCCGTTCATTCCATCCGCATCCGGATAGGGTAA
- a CDS encoding ferredoxin, translating into MADIDEKTPLNVPGKFYVDSSCIDCDLCRETAPENFGRDDDEGVSYVKKQPDNETEQEACVEAMEGCPVEAIGDDGE; encoded by the coding sequence ATGGCAGACATCGACGAAAAAACACCTCTAAACGTCCCCGGCAAGTTTTACGTGGACAGCTCCTGCATTGATTGCGACCTTTGCCGCGAAACGGCTCCGGAAAACTTTGGACGGGATGACGACGAAGGCGTCTCCTACGTCAAGAAGCAGCCGGACAACGAAACCGAACAGGAAGCCTGCGTGGAAGCCATGGAAGGCTGCCCCGTGGAAGCTATCGGCGACGACGGCGAATAA
- the lnt gene encoding apolipoprotein N-acyltransferase, whose product MSQHEEQCRHSRSWNKRLFTMNPVSPPTPRLLPVWAGLLLAAFSGVLMACAFIPVDWGGCVWIGFLPLLTALWYGRRREGKKGILAYALYGWMFGVVFYGISFWWVNEVSTLGYIPLMIFYGGLFPGIWALVMGVFFRPDARPLPGARQTVKERRAAWKSWAVGDMLPSASAALGGAALWVCLEWVRGWLIPGFGWNNLGVALYGNPLAQWAEYAGVTALAFLPAVFSVWLWRVCRRAGTMVVREGRRTVPWDFFTLVAVLLIMFVTGVLWTARYSPQSAAATGNGKFTVPVMTVQLNLSQKEKWDAANRGAIYRALLDTTEQGMLDLQNSVLEQAAKNGTEASLNMPAWVIWPESSFPISTFYRDSTGERFPNQDNVNFLSVEEDYVQALRNGICNFILLTGTDDIYLSDEGRVARAYNCLTVFEGDYSTARPHAKAMLVPFGEYIPMRETFPFLEKAFEASAGTAMGMNYTPGASSSPVPVPMRPGSSATVGVIPLVCFEDVVGSWVRRFVRQEPQLMVNVTNDGWFNRSCANEQHWRNAAFRCIELRRSMVRAANTGVSVALAPNGAVIADLRDSSGSPFTRGVMNATLPVGCTEMTLYALFGDWAILACFLLFAALLLRRMNEGKRNAGPVKDGVYRRGATPR is encoded by the coding sequence ATGAGTCAGCATGAGGAACAATGCCGCCATTCCCGTTCCTGGAATAAAAGGCTTTTTACGATGAATCCCGTTTCCCCTCCCACTCCCCGTCTCCTGCCCGTCTGGGCGGGCCTGCTGCTGGCTGCGTTTTCCGGCGTTCTGATGGCCTGCGCCTTCATTCCCGTGGACTGGGGAGGCTGTGTCTGGATAGGTTTTCTGCCGTTGCTGACGGCGCTGTGGTACGGCCGCCGCCGGGAGGGGAAAAAGGGAATCCTGGCGTATGCCCTGTACGGCTGGATGTTCGGCGTGGTGTTTTACGGCATCTCCTTCTGGTGGGTCAATGAAGTCAGCACGCTGGGCTATATTCCCCTGATGATATTTTACGGCGGCCTGTTTCCCGGCATCTGGGCGCTGGTCATGGGCGTGTTTTTCCGTCCGGACGCCCGGCCGCTGCCCGGGGCGCGGCAGACGGTGAAGGAACGCAGGGCGGCGTGGAAATCCTGGGCTGTGGGGGACATGCTGCCCAGCGCTTCCGCCGCGCTGGGGGGGGCGGCCCTGTGGGTGTGCCTGGAATGGGTGAGGGGCTGGCTCATACCGGGCTTCGGCTGGAACAACCTGGGCGTGGCCCTTTACGGAAATCCGCTGGCCCAGTGGGCGGAATATGCGGGGGTAACGGCCCTGGCCTTCCTCCCTGCCGTCTTTTCCGTCTGGCTCTGGCGCGTCTGCCGCCGGGCCGGAACCATGGTGGTCCGTGAAGGCAGGCGCACCGTTCCGTGGGACTTTTTCACGCTGGTGGCGGTTCTCTTAATCATGTTCGTCACCGGCGTGCTCTGGACGGCGCGCTACTCCCCGCAATCCGCCGCAGCCACGGGGAACGGCAAATTCACCGTTCCCGTCATGACCGTGCAGCTTAACCTGAGCCAGAAGGAGAAATGGGACGCGGCCAACCGGGGCGCCATTTACCGGGCTCTGCTGGACACGACGGAGCAGGGGATGCTGGACCTCCAGAACAGCGTCCTGGAACAGGCCGCCAAAAACGGGACGGAAGCCTCCCTGAACATGCCGGCCTGGGTAATCTGGCCGGAGAGTTCCTTCCCCATTTCCACGTTTTACCGCGATTCCACGGGGGAACGCTTTCCGAACCAGGACAACGTCAACTTCCTGAGCGTGGAGGAGGACTACGTCCAGGCCCTCCGGAACGGGATATGCAATTTCATCCTGCTGACGGGCACGGATGACATTTACCTGTCCGATGAAGGCCGCGTGGCGCGGGCCTACAACTGCCTCACCGTCTTTGAAGGGGACTACTCCACGGCCAGGCCGCACGCCAAGGCCATGCTGGTCCCCTTCGGCGAATACATCCCCATGCGGGAAACCTTCCCGTTCCTGGAAAAGGCCTTTGAAGCCTCCGCCGGAACGGCAATGGGGATGAACTACACGCCGGGAGCCTCCTCCAGCCCCGTGCCCGTGCCCATGCGCCCGGGGAGCTCCGCCACGGTAGGAGTCATTCCGCTGGTTTGCTTTGAGGACGTAGTGGGAAGCTGGGTGCGCCGCTTCGTGCGGCAGGAACCCCAGTTGATGGTGAACGTCACCAATGACGGGTGGTTCAACCGCTCCTGCGCCAATGAACAGCATTGGCGCAACGCGGCGTTCCGGTGCATTGAGCTGCGCCGTTCCATGGTCCGGGCCGCCAACACCGGCGTCAGCGTGGCGCTGGCTCCCAACGGCGCGGTTATCGCGGATTTGAGGGATTCCTCCGGTTCCCCGTTCACCAGGGGGGTAATGAACGCCACGCTGCCCGTGGGCTGTACGGAAATGACCCTGTACGCCCTGTTCGGGGACTGGGCCATCCTGGCCTGTTTCCTGCTGTTTGCGGCTCTTCTCCTGCGCAGGATGAATGAGGGAAAGAGAAACGCCGGACCCGTGAAGGACGGCGTTTACCGGCGCGGCGCTACGCCCAGGTAA
- a CDS encoding phosphodiester glycosidase family protein produces the protein MPFLRFLLLLLFFCGSVQAEHRVFTRKDGFLSMRDKLNVYFFQSDTHRLLVRDEGSVRAPRYGSLDKAMRKSPCSAGVNGGFFGADAEGTPLGLVVQDGKRLSPLATGSFAVSGVVYDNGKNGLFLIRSSALKRMKKLPAMQAAIQGGPFLVENGTAVKGLNARKSTYRTFIATDGGKRWCIGVSSSVTLRELAEWLATPGALGNFRVKTALNLDGGSSSAFWCHESGISYPAFKQVRNYLGVAPRR, from the coding sequence ATGCCTTTTCTGCGTTTTCTCCTTCTCCTTTTATTTTTCTGCGGCTCCGTCCAGGCGGAGCACCGCGTGTTCACCAGAAAAGACGGCTTCCTGTCCATGCGGGACAAGCTGAACGTCTATTTTTTCCAGTCTGACACGCACCGCCTTCTGGTGCGGGATGAGGGGAGCGTCCGGGCGCCCCGGTACGGCTCCCTGGACAAGGCCATGCGCAAGAGCCCCTGTTCGGCAGGCGTCAACGGCGGATTCTTCGGCGCGGATGCGGAGGGAACTCCCCTGGGCCTCGTCGTTCAGGACGGCAAGCGCCTCTCTCCGCTGGCCACGGGCTCCTTCGCCGTGTCCGGAGTGGTGTATGACAACGGAAAGAACGGCTTGTTCCTCATCCGCAGCTCCGCGCTAAAGCGCATGAAAAAACTGCCCGCCATGCAGGCGGCCATTCAGGGAGGGCCTTTCCTGGTGGAGAACGGCACAGCCGTCAAGGGGCTCAACGCCCGGAAATCCACCTACCGCACCTTCATCGCCACGGACGGAGGCAAGCGGTGGTGCATCGGCGTATCCTCCTCCGTCACCCTGAGGGAACTGGCGGAGTGGCTGGCGACCCCCGGCGCACTGGGGAATTTCCGGGTAAAGACGGCCCTGAATCTGGACGGAGGCTCTTCCTCTGCCTTCTGGTGCCATGAGTCCGGCATTTCCTACCCCGCGTTCAAGCAGGTCAGGAATTACCTGGGCGTAGCGCCGCGCCGGTAA
- a CDS encoding nucleotidyltransferase family protein — MHITAGPGISRAFILGAGLGTRLRPLTHVLPKPLIPFFHEPLVLHSMRRCYDCGIREFIINTHHLAEAWDQAFPERSWNGCPVHFSHEPVLLDSGGGVKKIEPLASAEEPLLVINGDMAATFDLRRVMEDHVRHRPAVTLALRTSGDKRNVGFDFSSGQVTDMRHALGRDPGACQFTGAYCMEPEVFGRIPPREIVSIIPVFLDYIRQGRLRGVLADDGLWMDMGTPEAYIQAHLDFPSPAPRIHPGAEVSSGASVDAASVIGPRAIVEEGCRLRECVVWPGARVPAGTCAERRIFHLSL; from the coding sequence ATGCACATCACAGCAGGTCCCGGCATTTCCCGCGCATTCATCCTCGGCGCCGGGCTGGGCACCCGCCTGCGGCCCCTTACCCACGTGCTGCCCAAGCCGCTGATTCCCTTTTTCCATGAGCCTCTCGTGCTGCATTCCATGCGCCGCTGCTACGACTGCGGCATCCGGGAGTTCATCATCAATACCCACCATCTGGCGGAAGCCTGGGACCAGGCGTTCCCGGAACGCTCCTGGAACGGCTGCCCCGTCCATTTCAGCCATGAACCCGTGCTGCTGGATTCCGGAGGCGGGGTGAAGAAGATCGAACCCCTGGCCTCCGCGGAAGAACCCCTGCTGGTGATTAACGGGGACATGGCAGCCACCTTCGACCTGCGCCGGGTGATGGAGGACCATGTCAGGCACCGCCCCGCCGTGACGCTGGCCCTGCGGACCTCCGGGGACAAGAGGAACGTGGGTTTTGATTTTTCCTCCGGCCAGGTGACGGATATGCGGCACGCCCTGGGGCGCGATCCGGGCGCCTGCCAGTTTACCGGAGCCTATTGCATGGAGCCGGAGGTGTTCGGCCGCATCCCTCCCCGCGAGATCGTTTCCATCATCCCCGTGTTTCTGGATTACATCCGGCAGGGGCGCCTGCGCGGCGTGCTGGCGGACGACGGCCTGTGGATGGACATGGGCACGCCGGAGGCCTATATCCAGGCCCATCTGGACTTTCCCTCCCCTGCTCCGCGCATCCATCCCGGGGCGGAAGTGTCTTCCGGAGCCTCCGTGGACGCTGCCAGCGTAATCGGCCCCCGCGCCATCGTGGAGGAAGGCTGCCGCCTCAGGGAGTGCGTCGTCTGGCCCGGCGCCCGCGTGCCCGCAGGCACCTGTGCGGAACGGCGGATTTTTCATCTATCCCTTTGA
- a CDS encoding bifunctional UDP-3-O-[3-hydroxymyristoyl] N-acetylglucosamine deacetylase/3-hydroxyacyl-ACP dehydratase: MACGNQRTVGSPASLAGTSLHTGQPVTLTLKPAPADFGIKFRRVDIPDQPFINADVEKVQTVERATSLAEGSVKVHTVEHILSALTGMGIDNAVIEMDANEPPIGDGSSAPYVELIKSAGIVEQEVPRRYLEVREAVTIETKGGSILTILPSKQFRVSVTCVGPENRITQYFDAVITPETYEKELAPARTFTFYEDIKPLLEKGLIKGGSLENAVVIRGEELMSKEPMRFINEFARHKAMDLIGDLSLCGKPILGHVIAIKPGHGPNTELTAKLKKEHRRNQQMAPNPVNVPYGDAVLDINEVMSLLPHRYPFLMVDRIIGFEGETKCRGLKNLTMNELFFQGHFPGHPVMPGVLQLEAMAQVASIVMLRQPGNATKLGYFMSADKIKFRRPVVPGDTLIIEAELTKMRGNIGQALGRCLVNGQVVSEAELKFGLQDI, translated from the coding sequence ATGGCATGTGGAAACCAAAGAACTGTCGGCTCTCCGGCCTCTCTGGCCGGTACCTCTTTGCATACGGGACAGCCCGTTACCCTGACCCTGAAGCCGGCCCCCGCCGACTTCGGCATTAAATTCCGCCGGGTGGATATTCCGGACCAGCCCTTCATCAACGCGGACGTGGAGAAGGTGCAGACCGTGGAGCGCGCCACCAGCCTGGCGGAAGGCTCCGTCAAGGTACACACCGTGGAACACATTCTTTCCGCCCTCACGGGCATGGGCATTGACAACGCCGTCATTGAAATGGACGCCAACGAACCGCCCATCGGGGACGGTTCCTCCGCTCCCTACGTGGAACTGATCAAGAGCGCCGGCATTGTGGAACAGGAAGTGCCGCGGCGCTATCTGGAAGTGCGCGAGGCCGTCACCATTGAAACCAAGGGCGGTTCCATCCTGACCATTCTCCCCTCCAAGCAATTCCGCGTCTCCGTCACCTGCGTGGGACCGGAAAACCGCATCACCCAGTACTTTGACGCGGTCATCACGCCGGAAACGTATGAAAAGGAACTGGCCCCGGCCCGCACCTTCACGTTCTACGAGGACATCAAGCCCCTGCTGGAAAAGGGCCTCATCAAGGGCGGCAGCCTGGAAAACGCCGTGGTCATCCGCGGGGAGGAGCTCATGAGCAAGGAGCCCATGCGCTTCATCAATGAATTCGCCCGCCACAAGGCCATGGACCTCATCGGCGACCTCAGCCTGTGCGGCAAGCCCATCCTGGGCCACGTGATCGCCATCAAGCCGGGCCACGGCCCGAACACCGAGCTGACCGCCAAGCTGAAGAAGGAACACCGCCGCAACCAGCAGATGGCGCCCAATCCCGTCAACGTGCCGTACGGAGACGCCGTGCTGGACATCAATGAAGTGATGAGCCTCCTGCCGCACCGCTATCCCTTCCTGATGGTGGACCGCATCATCGGCTTTGAAGGGGAAACCAAGTGCCGCGGCCTGAAGAACCTGACGATGAACGAGCTCTTCTTCCAGGGCCACTTCCCGGGCCATCCGGTCATGCCGGGCGTCCTGCAGCTGGAAGCCATGGCCCAGGTCGCCTCCATCGTCATGCTGCGCCAGCCCGGCAATGCCACCAAGCTCGGCTACTTCATGAGCGCGGACAAGATCAAATTCCGCCGTCCCGTAGTCCCCGGCGATACGCTCATCATTGAGGCGGAGCTGACCAAGATGCGCGGCAACATCGGCCAGGCCCTCGGCCGCTGCCTGGTGAACGGCCAGGTGGTATCGGAAGCCGAACTCAAATTCGGCCTCCAGGACATCTGA
- a CDS encoding PfkB family carbohydrate kinase, with protein sequence MSQPLLVTGTIGIDTILTPRNRAEGVLGGSVSFAAVAALLFADRVDAVSIIGEDFPSHYEEALAAKGLCMDGVERKKGPSFSWTGEYFDNMNKRRTVCANDAVMLEWNVHVPESLRNHPVLVCCCMVPAQQLKCMEQCPDAALVLSDSMDKWLRRQPELLDAVISRSHITMMNEDEAKEYAQASTVLEAGEFLLSKGAAYAVVKQGEYGATLLGRDSAGNLQIFRCPAYPLKTLVDPTGAGDTFLGALAGYLATLPPVLPSFEEVKRGIVYGTVAASFTCESFSADALLSMTEETFRRRLEEYAEMCRLPGVSC encoded by the coding sequence ATGTCCCAGCCCCTCCTTGTCACCGGAACCATTGGAATAGACACCATCCTCACTCCCCGCAACCGGGCGGAGGGAGTTCTGGGCGGCTCGGTGTCCTTTGCGGCGGTGGCCGCCCTGCTTTTTGCGGACCGGGTGGACGCCGTCAGCATCATCGGAGAGGATTTCCCCTCCCATTATGAAGAAGCCCTTGCGGCCAAGGGGCTGTGCATGGACGGCGTGGAACGCAAGAAGGGTCCTTCCTTTTCCTGGACCGGGGAATATTTTGACAACATGAACAAGCGCAGGACCGTCTGCGCCAATGATGCCGTGATGCTGGAATGGAACGTGCACGTTCCGGAGTCCTTGCGTAACCATCCCGTCCTGGTGTGCTGCTGCATGGTTCCGGCCCAGCAGCTCAAGTGCATGGAACAGTGCCCGGACGCGGCACTGGTGCTTTCCGATTCCATGGACAAGTGGCTGCGCCGCCAGCCGGAATTGCTGGACGCCGTCATCAGCCGCTCCCATATCACCATGATGAACGAGGACGAGGCGAAGGAGTACGCCCAGGCGTCCACCGTGCTGGAAGCCGGGGAATTCCTGCTTTCCAAGGGCGCCGCATATGCCGTGGTGAAACAGGGGGAATACGGCGCCACGCTTCTGGGGCGGGATTCCGCAGGCAATCTGCAAATTTTCCGCTGTCCCGCCTATCCCCTGAAAACATTGGTGGACCCCACCGGGGCGGGAGATACGTTCCTGGGGGCGCTGGCCGGCTACCTGGCCACCCTGCCCCCCGTCCTTCCATCCTTTGAGGAAGTGAAGAGGGGGATTGTGTACGGCACGGTGGCGGCCTCCTTCACCTGCGAGTCCTTTTCCGCGGACGCCCTCCTTTCCATGACGGAGGAAACCTTCCGCCGGCGCCTTGAAGAGTATGCGGAGATGTGCCGTCTGCCCGGCGTGTCTTGCTGA
- the crcB gene encoding fluoride efflux transporter CrcB: MKILLMVGLGSFAGGVLRFLLTRFVQINSMSSFPWGTTAVNLLGCLVLGVLYGLFSRGLLLHTETRLFLTVGLCGGFTTFSTLMNESFLLLKEGNFPAFFLYTLLSFAGGLIAIGLGYLAAR; this comes from the coding sequence ATGAAAATACTGCTGATGGTCGGGCTGGGAAGCTTTGCGGGCGGCGTGCTGCGCTTCCTGCTGACCCGTTTTGTCCAAATCAACTCCATGAGTTCCTTTCCATGGGGAACGACGGCGGTCAACTTGCTGGGATGCCTGGTCCTTGGCGTTCTCTACGGGCTGTTCAGCCGGGGTCTGCTGCTGCATACGGAAACGCGGCTTTTTCTTACCGTAGGCCTGTGCGGCGGCTTCACCACCTTTTCCACGCTGATGAATGAATCCTTCCTCCTGTTGAAGGAGGGGAACTTTCCCGCCTTCTTTCTTTACACCCTCCTCAGCTTTGCCGGAGGGCTCATTGCCATTGGCCTGGGATACCTGGCCGCCAGATAA
- a CDS encoding DUF190 domain-containing protein, with product MNTPEENLMLRIYVSSTDTVRHVPVHEAVAYATRRYGMAGCTVYKGLMGAGRHTRLMSPTFWEIVEKVPVIIEIVDTSERIETFLGKISCWLDRLPHGCLVCTQPVRVYPVGGTRS from the coding sequence ATGAACACTCCGGAAGAAAACCTCATGCTGCGCATCTACGTCAGCAGCACCGACACCGTCAGACACGTACCCGTCCACGAGGCCGTAGCCTACGCTACCCGCCGCTACGGCATGGCGGGCTGCACCGTGTACAAGGGACTAATGGGGGCCGGGCGGCATACGCGCCTGATGAGCCCCACATTCTGGGAAATTGTCGAGAAGGTGCCCGTCATCATTGAAATCGTAGACACCTCAGAACGCATTGAAACGTTCCTGGGCAAAATCTCCTGCTGGCTGGACAGGCTGCCGCACGGCTGCCTGGTGTGCACGCAGCCTGTCCGCGTTTATCCTGTCGGCGGTACCCGCTCCTAG